From Geomonas agri, one genomic window encodes:
- a CDS encoding PAS domain S-box protein, whose amino-acid sequence MDTFTVFLNNAALMLILCVVYDTFSIHKISNKQLREGLIGALVGFICIAVMLNPWSLEKGLYFDTRWVLLSLCGLFFGTIPTAIAVAISGAFRLYQGGAGGIVGTVVILVTALVGLGGRRFKGKFTKVPNWIQLYLFGIVVQLAMLSCMFLFPAPMRNAILAKIALPILLIYPVLTTIIGLILKKQEDRREADLKLLYSTALATAALESTPDGILIVNRQGMVTRWNQRFVELWRVPQHLLEMPDNKLLLAHAASQMANPDEFTAHVAELYKHPDASCTETLYLADGRIFERYTQPQKVGNEIVGRFWSFHDITEQRTAAESLQMMRFCVDHAGDSMFWINSAGRILYVNDATCEGLGFSREELLRMSIFDLDPEYQLGVWSLHFEELRTRGNIILETRHRTKDGRIFPVEVNANYVHFGNHEFNFAYTRDISERKRAMEERLKLEQQLLHAQKLESLGVLAGGIAHDFNNILTSIIGNADLALMRINPESPAIDNLHSIEKASARAADLAKQMLAYSGKGKFVISNHDINDLLEEMLHILQVSISKKAVLHLNLNRPLPPVEADATQTRQVIMNLVINASEAIGEDNGVIAVTTGCLDCDSGYLKDALLDEQVKEGQYVFIEIADTGCGMSKDTLAKLFDPFFTTKFTGRGLGMAAVLGIIRGHKGAVKVYSELGKGSTFKILLPASDKAVELVKHVAKSDHGSFKGTVLLVDDEETVRDIGTKMLQEMGFNVLTANDGREAIEAYRSRHDISFVILDLTMPFMDGEQCFRELRALNPNVKVIMSSGFGELEVTQKFIGKGLAGFIQKPYKLTALRESIHGLNIDAKEA is encoded by the coding sequence TTGGATACCTTCACTGTTTTTTTGAACAATGCTGCATTGATGCTTATCCTTTGCGTCGTCTATGACACGTTCAGCATCCACAAAATATCAAACAAGCAACTGCGTGAGGGGCTGATCGGTGCCCTGGTCGGCTTCATTTGCATCGCGGTCATGCTCAACCCCTGGTCCCTTGAGAAGGGATTGTATTTCGACACCAGGTGGGTTCTCCTCAGCCTGTGCGGCCTTTTTTTCGGCACCATCCCAACGGCGATTGCGGTTGCGATCTCCGGAGCCTTCAGGCTCTACCAGGGGGGGGCGGGGGGGATAGTCGGAACGGTCGTCATTTTGGTGACCGCACTGGTGGGCCTTGGCGGAAGGCGGTTCAAGGGGAAGTTCACCAAGGTGCCCAACTGGATTCAGTTGTACCTCTTCGGCATCGTCGTCCAGTTGGCCATGCTCTCCTGCATGTTTCTCTTCCCGGCGCCAATGCGCAATGCCATCCTCGCGAAGATCGCCCTGCCTATCCTTCTCATCTATCCTGTGCTCACCACCATCATCGGCTTGATCTTGAAGAAGCAGGAAGACCGCCGTGAAGCGGACCTGAAACTTCTCTACTCGACCGCCCTAGCCACAGCTGCCTTGGAGTCGACGCCCGATGGCATCCTCATCGTGAACCGGCAGGGTATGGTCACCCGCTGGAACCAACGGTTCGTCGAACTTTGGAGGGTACCACAGCATCTGCTCGAGATGCCCGACAACAAGCTGCTGCTTGCCCATGCCGCGTCCCAAATGGCCAACCCCGACGAGTTTACCGCCCATGTCGCCGAGCTGTATAAGCACCCGGACGCATCGTGTACCGAAACACTCTACCTTGCCGATGGCCGCATCTTCGAGCGTTACACGCAGCCCCAGAAGGTCGGCAATGAGATCGTTGGCCGCTTTTGGTCCTTTCACGACATTACTGAACAGAGAACGGCTGCCGAGTCGTTGCAGATGATGCGGTTTTGCGTTGACCATGCGGGCGACAGCATGTTCTGGATCAACAGCGCAGGGCGCATCCTCTACGTCAACGATGCAACCTGCGAGGGCCTTGGTTTTTCCCGTGAGGAACTGCTTCGCATGAGCATTTTCGATCTGGATCCGGAATACCAGCTTGGCGTGTGGTCTCTTCACTTCGAAGAACTCAGGACCCGCGGCAACATCATCCTGGAGACCCGGCACCGCACCAAAGACGGCCGGATATTTCCTGTGGAGGTCAACGCCAACTACGTTCATTTCGGCAACCATGAATTCAATTTCGCATACACCCGTGACATTTCTGAACGAAAGCGCGCCATGGAGGAACGCCTGAAACTGGAGCAGCAGCTCCTTCATGCCCAGAAGCTTGAGAGCCTCGGGGTGCTGGCCGGTGGTATCGCCCACGACTTCAATAACATCCTTACTTCGATAATCGGCAATGCCGATCTGGCTCTTATGCGTATCAACCCTGAATCTCCTGCCATCGACAATCTGCACAGCATAGAAAAGGCCTCGGCCCGAGCCGCCGATCTGGCGAAGCAGATGCTTGCGTACTCCGGCAAGGGGAAATTCGTCATCAGTAACCACGACATCAACGATCTACTGGAAGAAATGCTGCACATCCTGCAAGTGTCCATTTCCAAGAAAGCAGTATTGCACCTCAATCTCAACCGCCCCTTGCCTCCGGTAGAGGCGGATGCCACCCAGACCCGCCAGGTCATTATGAATCTGGTCATCAACGCCTCGGAAGCCATTGGCGAGGATAACGGCGTCATCGCCGTCACCACTGGGTGCTTGGACTGTGACAGCGGCTATCTGAAAGATGCCCTGCTCGATGAGCAGGTAAAGGAAGGGCAATACGTCTTTATCGAAATCGCTGACACCGGATGCGGCATGAGCAAAGATACGCTCGCCAAGCTTTTCGATCCGTTCTTCACGACGAAGTTTACCGGAAGGGGCCTCGGCATGGCAGCGGTCCTCGGCATCATCCGCGGGCACAAGGGAGCCGTGAAAGTGTACAGTGAGTTGGGCAAGGGGAGCACCTTCAAGATTCTCCTCCCTGCGAGCGACAAAGCCGTCGAACTGGTCAAGCACGTTGCAAAGAGCGATCATGGAAGCTTTAAGGGGACAGTGCTGCTCGTCGACGACGAGGAGACCGTTCGAGATATTGGAACAAAAATGCTTCAGGAAATGGGCTTCAACGTCCTTACCGCTAACGACGGTCGTGAAGCTATTGAGGCTTACCGATCACGCCATGATATCAGTTTCGTCATCCTCGACCTCACCATGCCTTTCATGGATGGCGAACAATGCTTTAGGGAGCTGCGGGCGCTGAATCCGAACGTTAAAGTGATCATGAGTAGTGGATTTGGTGAACTGGAAGTGACACAGAAGTTCATCGGCAAAGGGCTGGCAGGATTTATTCAGAAGCCGTACAAGTTGACGGCGCTGCGTGAGAGCATTCATGGCCTGAACATCGATGCAAAAGAGGCCTAA
- a CDS encoding rhodanese-like domain-containing protein produces MQPNELMKCMKSKNAPILVDVRTGIEFRRGHIPGALHAPTWKILLRLDKIPSDRNAELVITCEHGPRARIAESLLQAYGYRNIALLDGHMAGWRRSGFPLQK; encoded by the coding sequence ATGCAGCCCAATGAATTGATGAAGTGCATGAAATCGAAAAATGCACCGATTCTGGTTGATGTACGGACGGGAATCGAGTTCCGAAGAGGCCACATTCCCGGTGCGCTTCATGCCCCGACATGGAAGATTCTGCTGAGACTGGACAAAATTCCGTCTGATCGCAACGCGGAGCTCGTCATCACCTGTGAGCACGGCCCCCGGGCGCGCATCGCTGAGAGCTTGTTACAGGCGTACGGTTACCGGAATATCGCCCTGCTTGACGGACACATGGCTGGCTGGCGCCGATCTGGATTTCCCCTGCAAAAGTGA
- a CDS encoding sulfite exporter TauE/SafE family protein gives MMIFALIFLGLVAGTLSGLIGIGGGVIIVPALVFLFGLSQQAAQGTTIALMIPPIGILAAWTYYQKGFVDIKIAALVCLGFVVGGFFGAKLATSVSSVMLEKIFGGVMLLIALKMLLA, from the coding sequence ATGATGATATTTGCTTTAATCTTCCTGGGACTGGTGGCCGGGACGCTGAGTGGACTGATCGGCATAGGCGGTGGTGTCATCATTGTCCCGGCTCTGGTTTTTCTGTTCGGACTTTCACAACAGGCAGCACAAGGGACCACGATTGCACTCATGATACCGCCGATTGGTATACTGGCTGCGTGGACCTATTACCAGAAAGGGTTCGTCGATATTAAAATCGCAGCCCTGGTCTGTCTCGGATTTGTCGTGGGCGGATTTTTTGGCGCAAAACTCGCCACCAGTGTTTCTTCGGTAATGCTGGAGAAAATTTTTGGTGGGGTCATGCTGCTTATCGCACTTAAGATGCTACTCGCTTAG
- a CDS encoding L,D-transpeptidase family protein produces the protein MAALASDVVFHEGLGGGLQTTTTRSDDSLPEIARAHDIGYNAITGANPVLDPFIPDPGSTVLLPTRWLLPDVAAHSGIVINLAEMRLYLFGERESDHVATYPVGIGDEGWDTPLGTYRVIEKIENPAWHVPASIRAQKPELPAVVPPGPDNPLGNRALRLSIGTVLIHGTDRPFGIGMRVSHGCIHLYPEDILELFKRVPVGIKVTIVNQPVKVALVGGHVFVEVHETETGGGTLAQEAWQLLERKGLATLVNPEKLRAALVAHSGVVTDVSR, from the coding sequence ATGGCGGCACTGGCATCCGACGTCGTGTTCCACGAAGGGCTGGGAGGAGGGCTGCAGACGACAACGACGCGCAGTGACGATTCCTTACCGGAGATCGCCCGCGCCCATGACATCGGTTACAACGCGATAACCGGCGCCAACCCTGTGTTGGACCCCTTTATTCCTGATCCGGGAAGCACGGTGCTTCTGCCGACGCGCTGGCTTCTTCCCGATGTGGCCGCGCACTCAGGGATCGTGATAAACCTTGCCGAAATGCGCCTGTACCTGTTCGGCGAGCGGGAAAGTGACCATGTGGCCACATACCCGGTCGGCATCGGGGACGAGGGGTGGGACACCCCGCTTGGGACCTACCGCGTAATCGAGAAGATCGAAAATCCGGCCTGGCATGTTCCCGCATCGATCAGGGCCCAAAAACCGGAACTGCCAGCGGTGGTCCCTCCCGGTCCGGACAACCCCTTGGGCAACCGCGCTTTGCGCCTTTCCATCGGAACCGTGCTGATTCACGGAACGGACCGCCCTTTCGGCATAGGGATGCGGGTAAGCCATGGCTGCATTCACTTGTATCCAGAAGATATTTTGGAACTGTTCAAGCGTGTCCCGGTGGGGATAAAGGTCACCATCGTCAATCAGCCTGTCAAAGTCGCGCTGGTGGGTGGGCATGTCTTTGTCGAGGTTCACGAAACTGAAACCGGTGGTGGGACTCTCGCGCAGGAGGCATGGCAGTTGTTGGAACGAAAGGGATTAGCCACGTTGGTCAACCCGGAAAAATTACGAGCAGCGCTTGTGGCTCACTCCGGAGTGGTCACCGATGTCAGCAGGTAA
- a CDS encoding PAS domain-containing sensor histidine kinase translates to MPVVSPPLPPSVNARQSILPFALLAVAGLAGNYFAFTFFLDIRFFTGSIFALLALQLMGLRIGCAVAAVAGAVTCLTYGHPFIMLLLVAEVASVWFLVVRRNVTMVLADTCYWLFVGIPAIYLMFHLALQLPYGSTTMTMAKLTVNGIANALLARMLFMGWAAYSRSVPLSYREIVQNLFSLFVLLPSLVILAVSSRADFIETERAISTSLNQDSQRIDKLMETWALNRKQNLAVLAQTLSAATSSEIRNYLLLATSSDPSFKQIALMDANGEVVAFYPPPRQSESSEVGLNLADRRYLPLLRASLTPILSDVSFSWNGSPRPRVAVLAPVVKGGRFAGYVCGVISLQQTRALLDKFTEHTEKIYTLSDKNGRVIMTNRPADTGTSPSDENAGASPISLLGKWRRETDRSGAMVTRATAYRSKIVVGELGEWTLTLEQPAAPFRRALYAKYTERFTLLLLVLIMSLGLAEVLSRRIMTNLEQLLQVTRALPSRLASGATVSWPETSVFEASYLIGNFKEMAGSLQDQFKRIQAANEALARQTTLLQESEEKYRLLFDSANDAIFITDIGGRILEANPLAVERLGYSRSELTGMCIADVETKEERRPREDPTERLLETKSVTYETVHRRKDGAPVSTEVSARLIQWGDRPVVLSICRDITERKRAYQARVIAMSDLISAIAHQWRQPLATLGMIIQRTHALGSRQELSPEYLDEFKANAMRQIHYMSETIDEFRDFYRPDKERQEFSPATCIEESLKLLEAQFAHHGIEVQLIREPGADLLVRGGGNEFKQVMLNLLGNARDAIQERRSKEGGPERGIIRVTVASRRPGMLNIEVNDNGCGVSEETAPRLFAPYFTTKKESGGTGIGLYLSRTIIEESIGGTLRFVPDQEMTTFYIELPTGNQP, encoded by the coding sequence ATGCCAGTTGTTTCACCTCCTTTGCCCCCGTCAGTCAACGCCCGTCAAAGTATCCTGCCATTTGCACTACTGGCTGTCGCCGGCCTGGCTGGCAACTATTTTGCCTTTACTTTCTTTTTGGACATCCGGTTCTTCACCGGATCGATCTTCGCGCTCTTGGCCCTGCAGCTTATGGGGCTGCGTATCGGTTGCGCGGTGGCGGCTGTTGCCGGGGCGGTCACCTGCCTTACCTACGGACACCCCTTTATCATGCTGCTTCTGGTAGCCGAAGTAGCCTCGGTCTGGTTCCTGGTTGTGCGCCGCAACGTCACCATGGTGCTCGCGGACACCTGTTACTGGCTTTTCGTTGGGATTCCCGCGATCTACCTGATGTTTCATCTGGCGCTGCAGCTCCCCTACGGGAGCACGACAATGACCATGGCAAAGCTTACCGTGAACGGTATCGCCAACGCCCTGCTCGCCCGGATGCTCTTTATGGGATGGGCAGCCTACTCCCGAAGCGTCCCCCTGTCCTACCGGGAAATAGTGCAAAACCTGTTTTCGCTCTTCGTACTGCTGCCAAGCCTCGTCATACTAGCCGTCAGCAGCAGGGCCGATTTCATAGAGACCGAACGCGCCATCAGCACCTCGCTAAACCAGGATTCGCAGCGGATCGACAAGCTGATGGAAACATGGGCGCTGAACCGAAAACAAAACCTTGCCGTGCTGGCCCAGACGCTTTCCGCGGCAACCTCGAGCGAAATTAGGAACTACCTGCTCCTTGCCACCAGCTCAGATCCAAGCTTCAAGCAAATAGCGCTTATGGACGCGAATGGTGAGGTCGTTGCCTTCTACCCGCCCCCCCGTCAGAGCGAGTCGTCCGAGGTGGGCCTAAACCTTGCCGACCGCCGCTATCTACCCCTGCTCAGGGCGTCCCTCACCCCGATTCTTTCCGATGTTTCCTTCTCCTGGAACGGATCCCCGCGTCCGCGGGTCGCCGTGCTCGCACCTGTAGTTAAAGGGGGCCGCTTTGCCGGTTATGTCTGCGGTGTGATAAGCCTGCAGCAGACCCGGGCACTGCTCGACAAGTTCACCGAGCACACTGAGAAAATCTATACGCTGTCGGACAAGAACGGCAGGGTCATCATGACCAACCGCCCGGCAGACACCGGGACGTCCCCCTCCGACGAAAACGCCGGAGCCTCCCCGATCTCCCTGCTGGGAAAGTGGCGCAGGGAAACGGACCGCTCAGGCGCCATGGTCACCAGGGCTACCGCTTACCGGTCGAAGATCGTGGTCGGGGAACTTGGCGAGTGGACTCTTACTCTGGAGCAACCGGCCGCTCCATTCCGGAGGGCACTGTACGCCAAGTACACAGAGAGGTTCACGCTGTTGTTACTGGTGTTGATCATGTCGCTGGGCCTCGCTGAAGTCCTGAGCCGCCGCATCATGACCAACCTGGAGCAACTGCTTCAGGTGACGCGTGCACTCCCGTCCCGGCTGGCCTCAGGGGCTACCGTCAGTTGGCCCGAGACCAGCGTCTTTGAAGCGAGCTACCTGATCGGCAACTTCAAGGAGATGGCCGGTTCGCTCCAGGACCAGTTCAAAAGAATCCAGGCCGCTAACGAGGCACTCGCGCGGCAGACGACGCTACTGCAGGAAAGCGAGGAAAAGTACCGGCTCCTCTTCGACAGCGCAAACGATGCCATCTTCATAACGGATATCGGCGGGCGCATCCTGGAGGCAAACCCGCTGGCCGTCGAACGGCTCGGATATTCCCGCTCCGAGCTTACCGGGATGTGCATCGCCGACGTGGAGACGAAAGAGGAGCGGCGCCCGCGGGAAGACCCCACGGAGCGACTGCTGGAAACGAAGTCCGTCACGTACGAAACGGTGCACAGACGCAAGGACGGTGCGCCGGTCTCTACCGAGGTGAGTGCGCGGCTGATCCAGTGGGGGGACCGGCCGGTCGTGCTGAGCATCTGCCGCGACATCACCGAGCGCAAACGGGCCTATCAGGCGCGCGTAATCGCCATGAGCGACCTCATAAGCGCCATCGCCCACCAGTGGCGTCAGCCCCTTGCCACCCTCGGCATGATCATTCAGCGCACCCATGCCTTGGGCTCGCGGCAGGAGCTGTCTCCGGAATACCTGGATGAGTTCAAGGCCAACGCCATGCGTCAGATCCACTACATGTCCGAAACCATCGACGAATTCCGGGACTTTTACCGCCCGGACAAGGAGCGCCAGGAATTCTCCCCCGCAACATGCATCGAGGAGTCCCTGAAACTGCTGGAGGCCCAGTTCGCCCATCACGGCATAGAGGTGCAATTAATCAGGGAGCCAGGTGCGGATCTTTTGGTGCGCGGGGGAGGAAACGAGTTCAAGCAGGTGATGCTCAACCTGTTGGGAAACGCGCGCGACGCCATCCAGGAACGTCGCAGCAAAGAGGGGGGGCCAGAGCGGGGCATCATAAGGGTGACGGTGGCAAGCCGCCGCCCCGGAATGCTGAACATCGAGGTCAACGACAACGGCTGCGGCGTGAGCGAGGAGACCGCCCCACGCCTCTTCGCCCCGTACTTCACCACCAAAAAGGAGAGCGGCGGAACCGGCATCGGGCTTTATCTCTCCAGGACCATCATCGAAGAAAGCATCGGGGGAACCCTCCGCTTCGTCCCCGATCAGGAAATGACAACCTTTTACATCGAGCTGCCCACGGGAAACCAACCATGA
- a CDS encoding sigma-54-dependent transcriptional regulator: protein MNDLKKVTLLLVEDEPDLRHETAAFLSLYCRRVIEAANGSDALAQFSAQAPDIVLSDIRMPIMDGLELTARLKELSPGTPVVLCTAFTETSYLLKAIELGISAFVRKPADADQLLASLTKAALPIIQRREIDGLSDELRANLWEQLGGAPAQRSMADQVAKVARTSYNVLLQGETGTGKSRLASLIHSLSPRRTAPLVTVQMGALPVTLVESELFGHVKGAFTGADRTRIGLAERADGGTLFLDDIESAPQELQAKLLRFVEEKRFSQVGGAEERKIDVRIIAASNLNLKEEAAAGRFRQDLYYRLADTVISIPSLRSTPEAIFPLALRFLRESCEELGLPSPLLDDAAINLLTVLPWPGNIRQLKSLMRRVVLETDGVIRSSDIEALADLPVKPEERTSAEILLPPPFPCTMETMERWTLEQALRHCGGKRMKTAAMLAMNYYTFRRKVEKYGLAGTEE from the coding sequence ATGAACGATCTGAAGAAAGTCACCTTATTGCTGGTCGAAGACGAACCGGATCTGCGGCACGAGACGGCCGCCTTTCTTTCGCTTTACTGCCGCAGGGTCATTGAGGCCGCCAACGGCAGCGACGCCTTGGCGCAGTTTTCCGCCCAAGCGCCGGACATCGTCTTAAGCGACATCCGTATGCCGATCATGGATGGACTTGAACTGACAGCAAGGCTGAAAGAGCTCTCCCCCGGCACTCCGGTGGTGCTTTGCACCGCCTTTACCGAAACCAGCTACCTGCTAAAGGCAATCGAACTCGGCATCAGCGCGTTCGTAAGAAAGCCGGCCGACGCCGACCAACTGCTGGCAAGCCTGACCAAGGCCGCGCTTCCCATAATCCAGCGGCGCGAGATCGACGGACTTTCCGACGAGCTGAGGGCGAACCTGTGGGAACAGTTGGGCGGAGCGCCGGCTCAGCGCTCCATGGCCGACCAGGTGGCAAAGGTTGCGAGAACCTCGTACAACGTTTTGCTGCAGGGCGAAACCGGGACGGGAAAGTCGCGGCTGGCGTCCCTCATCCACTCGCTTAGTCCACGCCGCACCGCGCCGCTGGTGACGGTGCAGATGGGAGCCCTCCCGGTGACCCTGGTTGAAAGCGAGCTTTTCGGACACGTTAAAGGTGCCTTCACCGGTGCTGATCGTACCCGGATCGGCCTCGCTGAACGGGCGGACGGGGGAACGCTTTTCCTTGACGACATCGAGTCTGCACCACAGGAGCTGCAGGCCAAGCTGCTGCGTTTTGTCGAGGAGAAACGTTTTAGCCAGGTCGGGGGAGCCGAGGAAAGAAAGATCGACGTAAGGATCATCGCAGCGAGCAACCTCAATCTCAAGGAGGAAGCAGCTGCCGGACGTTTCAGACAGGATCTCTACTACCGCCTGGCAGACACGGTGATCTCCATCCCCTCGCTGCGCTCCACCCCCGAGGCCATCTTCCCGCTCGCGCTGAGATTTCTCAGGGAGAGTTGCGAGGAACTGGGGCTGCCGTCCCCCCTGCTGGACGATGCCGCAATCAACCTTCTTACCGTTCTTCCCTGGCCGGGGAACATACGGCAATTGAAGAGCCTCATGCGCAGGGTGGTCCTGGAAACGGACGGGGTGATCCGGAGCAGCGACATCGAGGCACTTGCCGATCTACCCGTTAAACCTGAGGAGCGGACGTCGGCAGAGATACTTCTTCCCCCACCGTTTCCCTGTACCATGGAGACCATGGAGCGCTGGACCCTGGAGCAGGCTCTGCGCCACTGCGGCGGCAAACGCATGAAAACCGCGGCGATGCTCGCTATGAACTACTACACCTTCCGCCGCAAAGTGGAAAAGTACGGTCTCGCCGGCACCGAGGAGTGA
- a CDS encoding DegQ family serine endoprotease, translating into MKQRIQLILLAAGLATLTLFGTTALAATAPGKHLLRQTPDYVKLAEDLTPAVVNISTRKTLKPSRPQSSLQNPGNSDPFQDFFDHFYQGIPEHSQPQTSLGSGVIISGDGKILTNYHVIADADEITVRLSDHHHYKAKVLGTDEKLDVAVLKISAKGALHAAPLGDSDRIRVGDWVMAIGNPFGLERTVTAGIISAKGRVIGSGPYDDFLQTDASINPGNSGGPLIDGKGEVIGINTAIIASGQGIGFAIPINMIKSVLPQLQQGKKVTRGYLGVKVQMVTDDLASSFGMDEARGALVAEVTSGGPADKAGVKAGDIITEFDGKVVRDMNELPRLVAGTAVGKNVHLKLLRDGKTIDKAVTVALLPSDSGAAAKAEASSIGIAVQDLTQEYAANAGISYRKGVVVTSLEANSTAEAAGVQVNDVITEVNGTKVATAAEYDKAVAQLKTGSTARLLLKRGETSLFVAFRIP; encoded by the coding sequence ATGAAACAGAGAATCCAACTGATACTATTGGCAGCCGGTCTCGCGACATTGACCCTGTTCGGCACCACGGCCCTGGCCGCGACAGCGCCAGGAAAACATCTTTTGAGACAGACTCCGGACTACGTGAAGCTCGCTGAGGACCTGACCCCGGCCGTTGTGAACATCAGCACCAGGAAGACCCTCAAGCCAAGCCGCCCGCAGTCATCCCTGCAGAATCCAGGGAACAGTGATCCATTCCAGGACTTCTTTGATCACTTCTACCAAGGCATCCCTGAACACTCTCAACCGCAAACGAGCCTCGGCTCCGGGGTGATCATCAGCGGCGACGGTAAGATCCTGACCAACTACCATGTTATAGCCGATGCCGACGAGATAACGGTAAGGCTCTCCGACCATCACCACTACAAGGCCAAGGTGCTCGGCACCGACGAAAAACTGGACGTGGCGGTGCTGAAGATCTCAGCCAAGGGCGCCCTGCACGCGGCGCCGCTTGGGGACAGCGACCGGATCCGCGTAGGGGACTGGGTGATGGCCATCGGCAACCCGTTCGGACTGGAACGCACCGTGACAGCCGGGATCATCAGTGCCAAAGGAAGGGTTATCGGCAGCGGCCCTTACGACGACTTTCTGCAGACGGATGCCTCGATAAACCCAGGCAACTCAGGCGGCCCGCTCATCGATGGCAAGGGTGAGGTAATCGGTATAAATACGGCCATCATCGCTTCCGGCCAGGGTATCGGCTTTGCCATCCCAATCAACATGATCAAATCCGTACTTCCCCAGCTGCAGCAAGGGAAGAAGGTGACGCGTGGCTACCTCGGCGTGAAGGTGCAGATGGTGACCGATGATCTGGCCAGCTCCTTCGGAATGGACGAGGCCAGAGGAGCCCTGGTCGCCGAAGTGACCAGCGGCGGACCTGCTGACAAGGCCGGGGTCAAGGCGGGCGACATCATAACCGAATTCGACGGCAAGGTGGTGCGTGATATGAATGAGCTCCCGCGTCTGGTGGCAGGGACCGCTGTGGGCAAGAACGTGCACCTCAAACTGCTCCGAGACGGAAAGACCATAGACAAAGCGGTCACGGTTGCGCTCCTGCCGTCGGATAGCGGGGCTGCGGCAAAAGCGGAGGCGTCCAGCATCGGCATTGCCGTACAGGACCTCACTCAGGAGTACGCCGCAAACGCCGGGATTTCCTACCGCAAGGGGGTCGTTGTCACTTCGCTTGAAGCAAACAGCACTGCGGAAGCGGCAGGTGTACAGGTAAACGACGTGATAACCGAGGTAAACGGAACGAAGGTGGCGACGGCAGCGGAATACGACAAGGCCGTAGCACAACTCAAAACGGGGAGTACAGCCAGGCTGCTGCTGAAGAGGGGGGAAACTTCCCTTTTCGTAGCCTTCCGCATCCCCTAA
- a CDS encoding DegQ family serine endoprotease — MDRKRLTRILHGRSWALILMIVVLVSGCKNAQQASVVAFPRSFSELAQKVQPAVVNISSTSTVRIPGDPFRNFFGQDGDATGLNDFFGNFFHDIPDRAVKQQSLGSGFIIDRGGYIITNNHVVDKADEIRVKLSDSREFSAKVVGRDPKTDLALIKISSPFKALPVLPLGDSDKMRVGDWVLAVGNPFGLEHTVTQGIISATGRVIGSGPYDNFLQTDAPINPGNSGGPLINMQGEVIGINTAIIQGGQGIGFAIPSNLAKTVSEQIKEKGKVTRGWLGVTVQSVTPELAQSLALKEPKGALVSSVVADSPASAAGIHTGDVVISCYGHEVTNANDLPRIVAEAPVGKEIAITVIRNGKEIPLRVTLKDASTSVASRPALTSEKDLGLTVKPLDSLRQQRSGLPKGRGVVVTDVDEDGPSRIAGIRPGDIILEVNRRVIRNIHDFKQALSGHGTPVLMLVHRGDAEFFVTIG; from the coding sequence ATGGACCGTAAAAGACTGACACGCATACTCCATGGACGGAGCTGGGCACTCATCTTAATGATCGTGGTGCTGGTTTCCGGGTGCAAGAACGCACAGCAGGCGTCGGTAGTCGCGTTCCCTCGCTCCTTTTCGGAACTCGCTCAAAAGGTGCAACCCGCCGTGGTGAATATAAGCAGCACCAGTACCGTCAGGATCCCCGGCGATCCTTTCCGCAACTTCTTCGGGCAGGACGGTGATGCAACGGGTTTGAACGATTTTTTCGGCAATTTCTTCCACGACATCCCTGACCGTGCCGTGAAACAACAAAGCCTCGGCTCGGGCTTCATCATCGACCGCGGCGGCTACATCATCACCAACAACCACGTAGTGGACAAGGCGGACGAGATCAGAGTCAAGCTCTCTGACAGCAGGGAATTTTCCGCGAAGGTTGTCGGCCGCGACCCCAAGACCGATCTAGCTCTGATCAAGATATCGTCGCCCTTCAAGGCACTTCCGGTACTTCCTCTGGGGGACTCGGATAAGATGAGGGTGGGCGACTGGGTTCTGGCGGTTGGCAACCCCTTCGGGCTGGAACACACGGTGACCCAGGGGATCATCAGTGCCACGGGGAGGGTGATCGGCTCCGGCCCTTACGACAATTTCCTGCAAACCGATGCCCCGATCAACCCCGGCAACAGCGGCGGCCCCCTGATAAACATGCAGGGTGAAGTGATCGGCATTAACACCGCCATCATCCAGGGGGGACAAGGGATCGGCTTTGCCATCCCAAGCAACCTCGCCAAAACGGTTAGCGAGCAGATCAAGGAGAAGGGGAAGGTTACCCGTGGTTGGCTTGGGGTAACAGTACAGTCGGTCACACCGGAGCTCGCCCAGTCTCTGGCTCTCAAGGAACCCAAAGGAGCCCTGGTATCTTCGGTGGTGGCCGACAGTCCGGCAAGTGCAGCCGGCATCCACACAGGCGATGTGGTGATCTCCTGCTACGGACATGAAGTAACCAACGCCAACGACCTGCCGAGAATCGTCGCAGAGGCACCGGTAGGTAAGGAGATAGCAATTACCGTCATCCGGAACGGAAAGGAAATCCCGCTGAGAGTGACTTTAAAGGATGCCTCTACGTCGGTGGCGAGTCGCCCGGCCTTGACCTCGGAGAAAGATCTTGGGCTCACGGTCAAACCGCTCGATTCCTTACGTCAACAACGCAGCGGGCTCCCGAAAGGACGGGGGGTAGTAGTAACCGATGTCGACGAGGACGGTCCTTCCCGGATTGCCGGGATACGCCCTGGCGACATCATCCTTGAGGTCAACCGCAGGGTCATCCGGAACATTCATGATTTCAAACAAGCTCTCTCCGGGCACGGAACCCCGGTGCTGATGCTGGTACACCGGGGAGACGCAGAGTTCTTTGTCACGATTGGATAA